CCGAAAAGTTTAGACAGCCGCAAGATAACCGCAGTGACACAACGTGCGACAGCTAGGGGAAGCACACTGCTTGCGACACGTCGGCGGCGGCTGCGCCCTTTAAGCCGGACATTCGAAATTGGGGGGCCGGGGTCAACTAAAAAGGGGCCCCAGTGCGCGATAGGGGACCCGCTAGAAAGTCCCGTTTTCCCATTGACGAAACGACATGTTGATGATCGGCGCTCCCGGCGCCGGCAAGTCGATGCTGGCCGCGCGCCTGCCCTCGATCCTGCCGCCGCTGTCGCCAAGCGAACTGCTCGAAGTCTCCATGATCGCGTCGGTGGCCGGCGAGATCGAAGGCGGCGCGCTGACCGCACGGCGGCCGTTCCGCTCGCCGCATCATTCCGCTAGCATGGCCGCGCTCACCGGCGGCGGCATGCGCGCCAAGCCCGGCGAGATTTCGCTGGCGCATCAGGGCGTGCTGTTTCTCGACGAGTTGCCGGAGTTCGATCCGCGCGTGCTGGATTCGCTGCGCCAGCCCTTGGAGAACGGCGAGGTCGCAGTGTCGCGCGCCAATCACCGCGTCACCTACCCTGCCCGCTTCATGCTGGTCGCCGCGATGAATCCCTGCCGCTGCGGCAACGCCTTCGAGCCCGGCTATGCCTGCAAGCGCGGCCGCATCGACCGCTGCACCGGCGATTACCAGGCGCGCATCTCCGGTCCGCTGATGGACCGCATCGACCTGCGCATCGAGGTGCCGGCGGTGACCGCGGCCGATCTGATCCTGCCGCCGCCGGCGGAAGGCTCGGCCGAAGTCGCCGCGCGCGTGGCGGCTGCGCGCGACATCCAGCTGGCGCGCTATGCAGCCGCGGGCCTGCCCAAAATCCGCACCAATGCCGAGGCGCCGGCCTCGGTGCTGGAAGAGATCGCCAAGCCGGATGCGCAGGGCGCCAAGCTGTTGCGCGACGCCGCCGAGACCATGCGGCTGTCGGCGCGCGGCTATCACCGCGTGCTGCGGGTGGCGCGCACGCTCGCCGACCTCGACAATGCCGACAAAATCGGGCGGCTCCACCTCGCCGAGGCCTTGTCCTACCGTGCACTCGCGGAGGATGTGCGGCAGCTGGCGTGATCATCGCGCGCATCAACCCGGCGGTAACGAGTTTCCTTTACGCTCTGCAAACCATAAGGCCCATCAGTTCCCGTACAGGGCCCGGCGAGTAGAGTGTCATGTTGCGTTTCAAGATTCTGGCCTCCGTTGTCCCCCTGCTGGCGGCAGCTGTGTTCGCCCGCGCCGAGATCGGATCGGTCTCGCATCCCTGCGTCGCCTTCGGCGACACCTCGGTCGAGCTCACCTCCCTGTTCTGGACCGCCGGCACGCATGTCGCCTTCACCGACGATCCCGCGCAGGCCACCGTGCGGGTTCAGATCACCGACAATGCGGATGCTGCGGACTTCGTCGTTGTCGACGACGGTCCCGGCTCGGAAGCGGACAGCTGCCAGGCCGGTCCGGTGAGACGCCTGATTTCGATCGCCGCGCAGCCCGTCGACGGCGGCCAGGTGATCTATCTCTCCACCGACGGGCCGGCCGATTACCGCATCTATGTCCGCTCGAAGACGTTCTCACAGCGCGAGGCGGCGGCCCTCATCGTCGGCGCCCGCGGCAGCCATGGCCACTTCCAGGCGGCCTCGCTCTGAGCCGTTAACACTTCGTCAACCCTGTTTGGAGCCGGCGCCGGAGCCTCAAACTGTTCGCAAGATCGAGACGACATCGTCGTTTCGGACAAGAATCGGGGTCGGTGGTGATGGGTCGGACGTTCCGGATCAAGGTGCGCATGCGCCGCTTCAGGCGACAGCATCCGCGCATCGCCTTCGCGCTCCGCTCTTTCATGATCTTCACGGCGACGTTCGGCGCAGCCTACGGCTTCGTCTCCGGCAGCCGTTACGAGAATTCCGGCTACGATCCGAATGCGTTCGCGATCGGCGCGAGCTTCCTGTTCGCGCTCGCCTGTCTCGGCCTTGCCACGCTGAGCATGCGGCTGCGCTTCGTCAACAAGCGGCTGCGGAAGCTGGCCGCCCACAACGAGGCGCTGATCGACCGCAATTGGGAGCTCAAGGAAGCCGAAGAGCGCGCCCGCAGCCTGTTCGAGCAGCAGGGCGATCTGATCGTGCTGCGCGACACCGACGGCCGCATCACCTTTGCCAACGACGCCTATTGCACACTGGCCGGAGAGGCGCGCAGCGCGCTGATCGGCACGCGTTTCGATTTCGACGTGCTTGAGCAGGGCGACAGCGCGCGCGAAAGCAACGGCACGCGCATTCACGACCAGAGGATCGCAACCAAGCTCGGCGCGCGCTGGATCGCCTGGCGCGAGGGCTATGTCCGCCGCGATGCCGGACAGCCCGCCGAATTGCAGAGCGTCGGACGCGACGTCACCGACCGCACCGAGACCGAACGCGCGCTGGCCGACGCGCGCGACCAGGCCGATGCCGCCAACCGCGCCAAATCGCGATTCCTCGCCATGGCCTCGCACGAAATCCGCACGCCGCTCAACGGCATCATCGGCATGGGCGGCCTCTTACTCGACACCACGCTGACACCGGAGCAGGCGACCTACGCCAAGGCGGTGAAAACCTCGGGCGAAGCTTTGATGGCACTGATCGAGGAGCTGCTCGATTATTCCAAGATCGAAGCCGGCAAGCTCGATCTCGAGCTGCGTCCGTTCGCTTTGTCCACGCTGGTCGAGGAAATCACCGAGCTTCTGGCGCCGCGCGCGCAGGCCAAGTCCCTCGAGATCGCGTCCTATATCGATGAGCGCCTGCCGCTCGAGGTTGTCGGCGATGCCGCGCGGCTGCGCCAGGTGCTGCTCAATCTCGCCGGCAACGCCATCAAGTTCACCGCGGGCGGCGGCGTCGCGCTGATCGTCGAGCCCGGGATCTGGCCGAACGAGATCAGCGTCCTGGTCCGCGACACCGGCATCGGCATCGCGCCGGACGCGCAGTCGCGCATCTTCCAGGAATTCGAGCAGGCGGACGAGCGTGTTGCACGCACCTATGGCGGCACCGGGCTCGGCCTGTCCATCAGCGAGCGTATCGTCAAGCGCATGGGTGGGCGGATCACGCTGGAGAGCGAGCCGGGCAGGGGCTCGACCTTCGAGGTCGCGGTGCCGCTTGCCCCGGCCCAAACGGCGAGCGGGCAGGCGGCATTCCCCAGCCCCGACCTCTTGGGCAAGCCGATCCTCCTCGTTGCCGACGGCATCGAGGCCTCGCTGATCGCGCGGCGCCTGGAGCGCTGGGGCGGTCAGACCTGCATGGTCGCGGATGCCGCGGTCGCCGAGGCCCTGTTGCCGGAACGCGCATGGCACGCCGTGCTGATCGATCGGGCGATCGGTCCCGCCATCGCCGACCATCTTAGTGAAGCCGCGCGCGCGCATGCGATGCAGCGCCTGGTGCTGCTGACGTCGAGCTCGCGCCACGAGACGTTTTCGCCGGCGTTCACCGGCTTCCTGATGAAGCCGCTGCGCGCGGCTTCGCTCGCCGCACGCCTATCGCCGACGCCGGAAGTCGCCTCGCCCGAGCTGGCGCCGGAGCCGCTGGCAGGATCCACCGTGAACGCTGCGCCCGCAAAAGGCCTGTCGATCCTCGTCGCCGAGGACAATGAGATCAACGCGCTCTTGATGCGCTCGCTGCTGACGAAACTCGGCCATCGCGTCGTCATCGCAATCCACGGCGAGGCCGCGCTGGAATCCTGGCTCGCCGCGTCATCGGCCGGCACGCCCTATGATCTCGTGCTGATGGACATCCAGATGCCGCAGCTCGACGGCATCGAGACGACCAAGCGCATCCGCGCCCATGAGGCGGCGACGGGCCGCCAGCGCACGCCGATCCTGGCGCTCACCGCCAATACACTGGTCGAGGATCGCTACGCCTGCTTCGAGGCGGGAATGAACGGCTTCCTGATCAAGCCGCTCGACCGGGAGAAACTGAACGAGGCACTGGCCGGCCTCGCCGCGTCCCGACACCTGGCCGTCTGATCAAGAGGCCCAAGGAACCCCGCCGTGCGGCCAATCGACAATTGAAATCGGTCCCGTTGCACGTCACCATATGCGGGGGCGTTTTTTGCAACGAAGGACTTTGCGCATGAACGTGCTTTGCCGCCTCGCACTCATTGTTTTCTTCGCTGGAATTTCCCGGCATGCCGCGGCCGATACGGCGGAACTCATCACATCGCTCAAGCAGGGCGGTTACGTGCTGATCTTCCGTCACACCGCGACTGACGACAGCCAAAAGGATGTTTTTCCTTTCAAGTTCGACGACATGAGCGCGCAGCGCCAGCTCAGCGAGAAGGGCAGGGACATGGCGCGCCAGATCGGGGCGGCGCTCAAGGATCTCACGATCCCGATCGGCGATATCTACACCAGCCGGCTGAACCGCGCGGTCGAGGCCGGCAAGCTGATCTCGGGACGCGACGTCAAGCCGGTCGATGCGCTGACGGACAGCAGCAACGCTAGTGCGTCGGGAATGGCGAACCCGACGGGTACCAACGCGAAGGCGGGCCAGGCCGTGCGGCAGCTCGTCGATGCGCCGCCGAAGCCAGGCACCAATACCGTCCTGGTCACCCACAAGACCAACATCGCGGACGCCTTCGGCAAGGAGGCCGGCGACGTACAGGAGGGCGAAGCCTTCGTCTACAAGGCCAGCACCTCCGGCTCCGCTACCTTTGCAGGCCGCATCAAGCTCGCCGATTGGGGCGCGAAGGCCGGCAAGTAAGAGACCGGGCATTCGCGCCGGACTGCCGGCCCGAAGGAAAGTCCGGACTTTGTGGATCCAGATCGGCGCAACATCGTTCTGACGAATAACCCTAAGGCCGGTCTGCCTGGGAAGGCCGGCCTTAGAGGTGCACGAACGCATGGTCCGGCCTGACTTGCTGCGGCGCCACGATCCTGTGATATCGAGGTCTGGGATCGGCGACTGAAAGGCTGGCGAATACGTGAAGACATCGGAAGACCGCTCATTCCTCATCCTGCTTGCCGCGATTTCGGTTGCGTTCGCCTGGGTGCTTTGGCCGTTCTCCGGTGCATTGCTATGGGCCATATTGCTGGCGATCATCTTCGCACCGCTCTATCGGCGCACGCTGGAAGCCCTCCCGGGCAGAGACAATCTTGCAGCCTTGTTCACGGTCGTCGTCGTGATCGTCATGGTCCTGATTCCCGTGGCGATCGTCATCGCCTCGCTCATCGACCAGGGCGGCGAGCTGTATCAACGCGTTCAGAGCGGGGAGATCAGTTTCGCTCATCCGCTGCAGCAGCTGAAATCGGCGTTACCGGACTGGGCGACTTCCTTGTTGGATCGCCTGGGCGCCATCGACCTTTCGTACGTGAAAGAACGCCTGTCCAATCTGGTCGTCCCGGCCGGCCAGCAGCTGGCCGGACATGCGCTCAACATCGGTCAGGTGACGCTGGAGTTCGTCGCAAGCCTGTTCGTGATGTTGTACCTGCTGTTTTTTCTGCTGCGAGACGGTGACGAGCTCAATCGACGCATCCGCGACGCACTTCCGCTGCGGCCGCGCCACACCGCCGAAATTCTCCATGCGTTCACCCTCGCGGTTCGCGGGACGATCAAGGGGATCGTTCTCGTTGCCCTGATTCAGGGAGCGCTGGGTGGGCTGATCTTCTGGCTGCTCGGCCTGACGGCGCCCCTGCTGTTCGGCGCGCTCATGGCGCTGCTCTCGCTGCTGCCCGTGCTGGGCTCCGCGTTGGTGTGGGTTCCGGCCGCGCTCTACCTGCTGGTGGCAGGTTCGGTCACGAAGGGACTCATCCTGCTTGCTTTCGGCACCTTCGTGATCGGTCTTGCGGACAATTTTCTCCGCCCGATCCTGGTCGGCCAGTCCATTCAGATGCCGAGCTATGTCGTGCTGCTTGCCACCCTGGGCGGGCTTGCCGCGTTTGGCGCGAACGGCTTCGTCATCGGCCCGCTGGTCGCCGCGATGTTTCTAACGGTATGGCAGATCTACGTCGGTTCGAAGACGCAACAGGAGATCCGGAAGTGACCTCCTATGCGGCATAGGCAATGAACCGCGGCGCCGAGAGCTTGTCAGGCGGCACTTGGGCTCCCTTAAAGATAGTCTCTGCCCGAGACGCACGCTTGCAATGCGGGCAGACGAAGAGGTGCGCGATGATCGGGGTGGGCTCGTCCGCGAGCAGCTCGGAGCGGAACCACTTCATCTCGATGTGGCAGTCCGGGCAGATCGGCGCTTCGAGCTGCTCCGCCGCACTTCTGAGACGATCGACCATGGTGCCTTTCCCGCCGTTTTCCAAGGAATAGCGGATTACCAGGTGCGGGTCTGCAACAAAAGATACCTAGTCAAATCAGCCCGCGTTCCCGGCGCGATCAGAGACGCCTGAGCGCCACGCTCTCCACCGTGTGGTCGGCGCCCTTCTTCAGGATCAGCGTCGCGCGGGGGCGGGTCGGCAGGATGTTGTCCTCGAGATTGGCGAGGTTGGTGCGCTCCCAGATCGCGATCGCGGTGGCAGTGGCCTCCTCGTCGGAGAGCAGCGCGTAGCGATTGAAATAGGATTTTGGATTGGTGAACGCGGTGTCGCGCAGCGCCAGGAAGCGCTTGATGTACCATTGCCGCAGCGCCGCCTCGTCGGCGTCGATATAGACCGAGAAGTCGAAGAAGTCGGAGACGACGGGCACCGCCTTGCCGTCGCGCGGCAGCTTGCCGGTTTGCAGCACGTTGACGCCTTCGACGATCAGGATGTCGGGCTGATCGACCTCGGCCCACTGGCCCGGCACAATATCGTAGGTCAGATGCGAATAGACCGGCGCGCGCACGTTGCGGCGGCCGGACTTGATGTCGGAGAGGAAGCTGAGCAGCAGCGGCAGGTCGTAGCTCTCCGGAAAACCCTTCTTCTGCATGATGCCCTGCCGCTCGAGCACCGCATTGGGATAGAGAAATCCGTCGGTCGTGATCAGCTCGACCTTCGGCCGCGGCGACCAGCGCGCCAGCAATGCCTGGAGCACACGGGCCGTGGTGGATTTTCCGACGGCGACCGAGCCGGCGACGCCGATGATGTAGGGCACCTTGCGGTCCCGAATGTTGAGGAACTGACGCTCGGCGTAATACAGGCGCTGCATGGCGTCGACATAGATCGACAAAAGGCGCGACAAGGGGAGATAGATGTCCTCGACCTCCTGCAAGTCCAGGCGATCGTGCAGCGAGCGCAGCCGGTCGAACTCGCCCGGCTCAAGCGTCATCGGCGTGTCGTCGCGCAGCCGCGACCACTCTTCGCGCGTATAGACGCGGTACGGATTATACTGCTGCTCGGGTGCGCGGATATCCATGACGCAACCTCTCCACCTCGGCTAGTTGCCGCTCTTGCGCGACGCCTTTTCTTCCAACCCTGACATCGACGTCCGCTTGTCCAGCACGGCCTCGACCTCCTCCAGCTTTACGCCGCGGGCCTTGAGCAACACAAGGAAATGGTAGAGCAGGTCGGCACTCTCAGCGATCAGATGCGCGCGATCGTTTTCGACTGCTGCGATTACGGTTTCGACTGCTTCCTCGCCGAACTTCTTGGCGCAATGCTCGGCGCCCTTGTCCAGAAGCTTGCGGGTATAGGAGGCCTCGCCACCGGAGGCCGCGCGGGCATCAATGGTCTCGGCCAGATCGTGGATCGTGAAACGCGGCATACAAGATACTCGGAAAACGCCCCCGGCCGCATGAGCCGGTCCCCACCAGCTCGTGTAGCACTTTTATGAATGGGAGTCGTCAGGCATCGAGGCGCATAGGCAGCCCGCGCCGGGCCATGTGCTCCTTGGCTTCACGGATGGTGAATTCCCCGAAATGGAAGATCGAGGCAGCCAGCACCGCCGTGGCGTGGCCGTCGCGGATACCGTCGACGAGATGATCGAGATTGCCGACGCCGCCCGACGCGATCACCGGAACGGACACACTGTCGGCAATCGCCCGGGTCAGCGGAATGTCGAAGCCCTGCCTCGTGCCGTCGCGGTCCATCGAGGTGAGCAGGATTTCGCCGGCGCCGAGCGAGACCACCTCCTGGGCATATTCGATGGCGTCGATGCCGGTCGAATTGCGACCGCCATGGGTGAAGATCTCCCAGCGGTCGCCGCCGGGGCGCTTGACGCGCTTAGCGTCGATCGCCACCACCACGCACTGCTCGCCGAATTTCTCGGCGGCTTCCTTGACGAACTCGCGCCGCGACACCGCGGCGCTGTTGATCGAGACCTTGTCGGCGCCGGCCCGCAGCAGAGTCTTGATGTCGTTGACCTCGCGCACGCCGCCGCCGACTGTGACGGGCATGAAGCAAGCCTCCGCGGTACGCCGGACCACGTCCAGCATGATGCCGCGGTTCTCATGGGTCGCGGTGATGTCGAGGAAGGTGAGCTCGTCCGCGCCGGCGGCGTCATAGGCGATCGCCGCCTCGACGGGATCGCCCGCATCGCGCAGATCGACGAAGTTGACGCCCTTGACGACCCGTCCGTCCTTGACGTCGAGGCAGGGGATCACGCGCACCTTGAACATCGGATCTGTCTCCTAGGCGGCGCGGGCGTTGCGGATCAAGGTGAGGGCGGCTGCGGGATCGAGCCGGCCGTCATAGAGCGCGCGGCCGGCGATCGCGCCGGCGAGCTTTTTCGCACGCGGCGTCAGCATCGCCTTCACATCTTCGATCGAGGCCAGGCCGCCGGAGGCGATCACGGGGATCGAGATGGCGTCAGCCAGCGCAATCGTGGCATCGAGGTTCAGGCCCTTGAGCAGGCCATCGCGCGCGATGTCGGTGAAGATGATGGCGGCGACGCCGGCATCCTCGAACCGCTGTGCGATTTCCAGCACTGTGACCTGCGAGGTCTCGGCCCAGCCTTCGACGGCGACCTTGCCGTCGCGCGCATCGAGCCCGACGGCCACGCGGCCGGGGAATTTCCTGGCGGCGCTTTTCACCAATTCGGGGTCGCGCACCGCGGCAGTGCCGATGATGACGCGGCTGATGCCCTTGTCGAGCCAGGCTTCCACCGTGGCGAGATCGCGAATGCCGCCGCCGAGCTGCACCGGAATCCTGATCGTCTTCAGCATCGCCTCGACGGCCTGTGCGTTCACCGGCTTGCCGGCAAAGGCGCCGTCGAGGTCGACGACGTGGAGATACTCGAAACCCTGCTCGGCAAAGCTCTGCGCTTGCGCCGCGGGATTGAGGTTGAACACGGTCGCGCGCGCCATGTCGCCTTGCTCGAGGCGCACGCACTGGCCGTTCTTGAGGTCGATGGCGGGAAAGAGGATCACGGTTTCCATCGCAAGAAGTTCGAGATCAGGGCCAGCCCGAAGCGCTGGCTCTTCTCCGGGTGGAATTGCGTGCCGATGGCGGTGTCTTTCGCCACGATCGCGGTGACGGGACCGCCGTAATCGGCCCGCGCGAGCACGTCCGCCTCGTTGGCGGGATTGAGGTGATAGGAGTGCACGAAATAGGCGTGCTGCCCCTTGGGACCGAGCGGCAGCTTGTTCAGCACTGGGTGCTCGCGCAGCACCTCGAGCGTGTTCCAGCCCATGTGCGGAATCTTCAGGCTCTCGTCGCGCGGCGTAATCTTCTCGACATCGCCGCCGATCCAGTTCAGGCCGTCCGTCGTGACGTGCTCCTTGCCGCGGCTCGCCATCAGCTGCATGCCGACGCAGATGCCGAAGAACGGCCGCGCCTTGACGCGCACCGCTTCCGTGATCGCCTCGACCATGCCGTTGACGGCGTCGAGGCCGCGCCGGCAATCAGCGAAGGCGCCGACGCCCGGCAGCACCAGACGGTCTGCCTCGTAAGCCTGGTCCGGATCGCTGGTGACAAACACCTTTTGCGGGCTCTCCAGGCTGCGTGCGGCGCGCTCGAAGGCCTTGGCGGCGGAATGCAGATTGCCGGAACCGTAATCGATGATGGCGACGCTCATCTTGACCCTCCCGGTTCTGGAAACAACCCGATGATGCCGCCGGCCGGAATGGGCGGCGGGTTCGAGAACTGCTGACCCGGCACGCTGCGGGTCGGCGGCGGCCCGCCGCGATCGACGGCCCATTGATCGCCAGCGATGCCCTGCTGCTTCTGGCTCCAGCGCTCGAAGAAGCGGTGCTCGGCCGCGTCCTCCTTGTCGGCGATCACGACGTCGAGCTGCCGCCACTTGCCGCGCGACAAGGTCCAGCGGCGCAAACTCGAGGCCTCGAGGCCCATCAAGATCGCGACGATGACATTGGCGTAGAAGATCGAGCTGCGTCCGACCCCAAGGCTGGACAGGGCGACATTGAACGCAATCACGACAACCAGCCAGCCGAGCAGCGCCAGCCAGAGCCGGTTCCACAGCAGCCAGAGCGGGCCGAAGATCATCGCCCAGAAATGAAAGCCGTCGCGCACGAAGACGAATCTGTCGGTCGCGCGCAGATCGGCTCCGGCAGGAGAGGGAGCATGAACTGTGTAGACAGGCATGGTGATGCCCCGTTCTCTAAATTCAGTGATACCGCAAGCGGCGCGCGCCGGCGGCCGGGATGTCAGCCGCCGAGCGAGCCCTTGGTGGACGGGATCTCGCCCGCAGCCTTCGGATCGATCGCGACGGCGGTGCGCAGCGCCCGCGCCAGACCCTTGAAGCAAGACTCGGCGATATGGTGGCTGTTATCGCCATATAGGGTCTCGACGTGGAGAGTCACGCCGGCATTGATGGCGAAGGCCTGGAACCACTCGCGCACCAGTTCGGTGTCGAACTCGCCGATCTTGTCGCGGGGAAACGCGGCCTGGAACACCAGGAAGGGGCGGCCGGAGATGTCGATGACCACGCGCGTCAGCGTCTCGTCCATGGGCATGTGCACGCCGGCATAGCGGGTGATGCCCGCCATGTTGCCGAGGGCCTGCTTGACCGCCTGGCCGAGCGCGATGCCGGTATCTTCGGTGGTATGGTGATGATCAATGTGCAGGTCGCCCACCGCCTTGACCGTGAGGTCGATGCGGGAATGGCGGGCGAGGAGATCGAGCATGTGGTCGAAAAAACCGATGCCGGTGGCGATATTGGCCACGCCTGATCCATCGAGGTTCAGGGAGACCTCGATGTCGGTTTCCTTGGTCTTGCGCTTGATCGTCGCGGTGCGCATTGAAGGCTTTCGCTGGGGTTTGGCCTGAAACGCCAGTCTCTTAACAGCCAAATGACGCCTTCGCTACTGCGGGAACGGCTGGCCGGGCCTCTACTTCTGCCTATGGTGAGCGAATTAGGCCCGGAGCGGCCCGTTGTGCGCCCCGCTCGGACCGCCTAAATCAGGCCGACAACGAGGATCGTTCATGCAGGATTCCCAGAACAGCTCACCGGGTTGGCACGGCACCACGATTTTGACGGTCCGCAAGGCCGGCAAGGTGGTGGTCGGCGGCGACGGGCAGGTCTCGATCGGCCAGACCGTGATCAAGTCCAATGCCAAGAAGGTCCGCAAGCTCGGCAAGGGCGACGTCATCGGCGGCTTCGCCGGCGCCACCGCCGACGCCTTCACGCTGTTCGAGCGGCTGGAATCCAAGCTGGAGCAATATCCGGGGCAGCTGACCCGCGCCGCGGTGGAGCTCGCCAAGGACTGGCGTACCGACCGCTATCTGCGACGGCTCGAGGCCATGATGATCGTCGCCGACAAGGACGTTTCCCTGGTGCTGACGGGCACGGGCGACGTGCTCGAGCCCGAGGCCGGCGTCATGGCGATCGGCTCCGGCGGCAATTACGCGCTGGCGGCAGCCCGGGCCCTGCTCGACACCGACAAGGACGCCGAGACCATCGTCCGCCGCTCCCTCGACATCGCCGCCGACATCTGCGTCTACACCAATCGGAATCTGACGATCGAGAGCCTGGCGACGGGATAGGCCATGGCGCCCTCCTACACCTTCCGCCCGATGACCGCGGCCGACATGCCACTGATCCGGCGCTGGCTGGACGCGCCGCATGTCGCCGAATGGTGGCATGATCCGGAGACGCTTGAGTTCGTCGGGGGCGATCTCGATCATCCGGATCTGGCCCAGTTCATCGTCAGCCACAACGATCGGCCCTTCGCCTATCTCCAGTGCTACCAGATCGGCGATTGGCATGTCAGCTTCGGCCCGCAGCCGGTCGGCACACGCGGCCTCGATCAGTTCATCGGCGAGGCCGACATGCTCGGATGCGGCCACGGCTCGGCTTTCATCCGTGCCTTCATCGACCAGCTCTTTGCGCGCGGCGTGCCACGCATCGTGATCGACCCCAGCCCCGCCAATCCGCGCGCCATTCGGGCCTATGAGAAGGCCGGATTCGTGGCGCAGCACGAGATCGTCACGTCTGATGGCCCCGCACTCCTGATGATCCGAGAGCCATGACGCTCGCAGCAACCCCCACCGTCAAGACCGCATTTCCGCCGCTCGGCTGGGCCGGCATCGCGCTGGTTCTGCTGGCGCTGCAGGCCGCGATCCTGTTCGCAATGGGACGCGTGCCGATCTGCACCTGCGGCACCATCAAGCTGTGGCACGGTGTGGTGAACAGCTCAGAAAACTCCCAGCACATCGCGGACTGGTACACTTTCTCGCACGTGTTGCATGGCTTCCTGTTCTACGGCCTGACCTGGCTGCTGTTCGTGCGCCTGCCGTTCCTCCATCTCTCCTGGCCGGCAAGGCTGATCGCCGCGATGCTGATCGAAGGCAGCTGGGAGATCGTCGAAAATTCGCCGTTCATCATCGAGCGCTACCGCGCAGGCACGATCTCGCTCGACTATTACGGCGACAGCATCGTCAACTCGGTCTCCGACAATCTGGCCATGATCCTGGGGTTCCTAGCCGCACGCGCGCTCCCCGTCAGCGCGACCGTCCTGCTTGGACTCGCCTTCGAGATCGTACTGGCGCTTCACATTCGCGACAATCTGACGCTGAATATTCTGATGCTGATCCATCCGATCGACGCCGTGAAGCAATGGCAATCGGGCCCGCCGATCATCTGAGATAAAATGCGGCTTGTCCTAGGCCGCCTCCCGCCCTAGCTAAGCAGACATGACAGACTTCTCCCCCCGCGAAATCGTCTCCGAACTCGACCGTTTCATCGTCGGCCAGGCCGATGCCAAGCGTGCGGTCTCGATCGCGCTGCGCAACCGCTGGCGGCGCCAGCAGCTCACCGGCTCGTTGCGCGAGGAGGTGCTGCCGAAGAACATTCTGATGATCGGCCCGACCGGCGTCGGCAAGACGGAAATCGCGCGGCGATTGGCAAAACTGGCGAATGCGCCATTCCTGAAGGTGGAAGCGACCAAGTTCACCGAGGTCGGCTATGTCGGCCGCGACGTCGAGCAGATCGTGCGCGATCTCGTCGAGGTCGCGATTGCCCAGGTGCGCGAGCGCAAGCGCAAGGACGTCCAGGCGCGGGCGCAGCTCGCCGCCGAGGAGCGCGTGCTCGATGCGCTGGTCGGTGCCAATGCCTCGTCCGCGACGCGGGAATCCTTCCGCAAGAAGTTGCGCGCCGGCGAGCTCAACGACAAGGAAATCGAGATCGAGACGCAGTCGTCCGGCGGCGGCATGCCGATGTTCGAAATCCCGGGCATGCCGGGCGCGCAGATGGGCGCGATCTCGATCGGCGACATCTTCGGCAAGTTAGGGGGCCGAAGCAAGACGCGGCGGCTGACGGTGGAGGGCTCGCACGAGATCCTCGTCAACGAGGAATCCGACAAGCTGCTCGACACCGAGCAGCTCACGCTGGAGGCGATCAGTGCGGTCGAGAACAACGGCATCGTCTTCCTGGACGAGATCGACAAGATCTGCGCCCGCGACGGCCGCGTCGGCGGCGACGTCTCACGCGAGGGCGTGCAGCGCGATCTCCTGCCGCTGATCGAGGGCACGTCGGTCTCGACCAAGCACGGCGCGGTGAAGACCGACCACATCCTGTTCATCGCCTCCGGCGCCTTCCACGTCGCAAAACCGTCCGACCTGTTGCCGGAA
This genomic stretch from Bradyrhizobium daqingense harbors:
- the hisF gene encoding imidazole glycerol phosphate synthase subunit HisF, with the translated sequence MFKVRVIPCLDVKDGRVVKGVNFVDLRDAGDPVEAAIAYDAAGADELTFLDITATHENRGIMLDVVRRTAEACFMPVTVGGGVREVNDIKTLLRAGADKVSINSAAVSRREFVKEAAEKFGEQCVVVAIDAKRVKRPGGDRWEIFTHGGRNSTGIDAIEYAQEVVSLGAGEILLTSMDRDGTRQGFDIPLTRAIADSVSVPVIASGGVGNLDHLVDGIRDGHATAVLAASIFHFGEFTIREAKEHMARRGLPMRLDA
- the hisH gene encoding imidazole glycerol phosphate synthase subunit HisH, which encodes MSVAIIDYGSGNLHSAAKAFERAARSLESPQKVFVTSDPDQAYEADRLVLPGVGAFADCRRGLDAVNGMVEAITEAVRVKARPFFGICVGMQLMASRGKEHVTTDGLNWIGGDVEKITPRDESLKIPHMGWNTLEVLREHPVLNKLPLGPKGQHAYFVHSYHLNPANEADVLARADYGGPVTAIVAKDTAIGTQFHPEKSQRFGLALISNFLRWKP
- the hslV gene encoding ATP-dependent protease subunit HslV, encoding MQDSQNSSPGWHGTTILTVRKAGKVVVGGDGQVSIGQTVIKSNAKKVRKLGKGDVIGGFAGATADAFTLFERLESKLEQYPGQLTRAAVELAKDWRTDRYLRRLEAMMIVADKDVSLVLTGTGDVLEPEAGVMAIGSGGNYALAAARALLDTDKDAETIVRRSLDIAADICVYTNRNLTIESLATG
- a CDS encoding GNAT family N-acetyltransferase, which codes for MAPSYTFRPMTAADMPLIRRWLDAPHVAEWWHDPETLEFVGGDLDHPDLAQFIVSHNDRPFAYLQCYQIGDWHVSFGPQPVGTRGLDQFIGEADMLGCGHGSAFIRAFIDQLFARGVPRIVIDPSPANPRAIRAYEKAGFVAQHEIVTSDGPALLMIREP
- the hisB gene encoding imidazoleglycerol-phosphate dehydratase HisB; translated protein: MRTATIKRKTKETDIEVSLNLDGSGVANIATGIGFFDHMLDLLARHSRIDLTVKAVGDLHIDHHHTTEDTGIALGQAVKQALGNMAGITRYAGVHMPMDETLTRVVIDISGRPFLVFQAAFPRDKIGEFDTELVREWFQAFAINAGVTLHVETLYGDNSHHIAESCFKGLARALRTAVAIDPKAAGEIPSTKGSLGG
- the hisA gene encoding 1-(5-phosphoribosyl)-5-[(5-phosphoribosylamino)methylideneamino]imidazole-4-carboxamide isomerase, with the translated sequence METVILFPAIDLKNGQCVRLEQGDMARATVFNLNPAAQAQSFAEQGFEYLHVVDLDGAFAGKPVNAQAVEAMLKTIRIPVQLGGGIRDLATVEAWLDKGISRVIIGTAAVRDPELVKSAARKFPGRVAVGLDARDGKVAVEGWAETSQVTVLEIAQRFEDAGVAAIIFTDIARDGLLKGLNLDATIALADAISIPVIASGGLASIEDVKAMLTPRAKKLAGAIAGRALYDGRLDPAAALTLIRNARAA
- a CDS encoding DUF2628 domain-containing protein encodes the protein MPVYTVHAPSPAGADLRATDRFVFVRDGFHFWAMIFGPLWLLWNRLWLALLGWLVVVIAFNVALSSLGVGRSSIFYANVIVAILMGLEASSLRRWTLSRGKWRQLDVVIADKEDAAEHRFFERWSQKQQGIAGDQWAVDRGGPPPTRSVPGQQFSNPPPIPAGGIIGLFPEPGGSR